From the Leptospira terpstrae serovar Hualin str. LT 11-33 = ATCC 700639 genome, the window TCCAACTAAATCTTCATTGGTAGTGAAAGGAACTGTTTCCTCAACCATGGATTTGCGATCAAGGATAGTGATCTCACCTTTTTCTAAAAATCCTTTTCCAAGCGTAAGGCGAATTGGAAAACCTATGAGTTCCGAATCTTTGAACTTAAAACCAGGACCTAAGTCACGATCATCCCAAAGAACCTCAATCCCTGCAGCAACGAGTGCTTTGTATATGGATTCAATTTTTGCGATGTCTTCAGGATTTTTTGCAATACTCACCAAACAAACAGTAAACGGAGCTATGGATACTGGCCAATAGATCCCTTTATCGTCATTACATTGTTCTATTACAGTGGCCATACAACGGTTCACACCAATCCCATAACAACCCATAGTCGTTGTAGTGGATTTACCTTTATCATTCAATACTGTTATGTCGAAAGCTTTCGAATACTTTTGGCCTAATTTAAAAATATGTCCTACTTCGATTCCTTTTTCAGCAGTAAGACCTGTTCCACAATTCGGACATGGATCTCCTTCTATCGCTTGCGATACATCAATTTTTGAGACTTCATCGTCTTTAAAAAATTTAGAAATCTGGATTCCGGAAGTATGGTAGTCCACCTCATTGGCTCCAGAGATGTAAGCAAAGTTCCAATCGATCAGAGAATCAATGATCACTTTCAGATTCACTGATTTGGGAAAACCAGGACCAATAAACCCTGGAACAAGACCTAAAGTTTCCATTTCTTTTGGTCCCATAGGTCTTAATTCATTACAACCCAAATGATTCTTAAGTTTGTTTTCATTAAGTTCACGGTCTCCTTCTAAAAAGACAAGAACGTAAGTTCCATCTGCCCATAATGCCACTGCTTTGAGTAAATTTTCTTCTTTTGTCTTTAAAAACTCAGCAACTTCTGTGATAGTCTTTTTAGCAGGCGTGTGAATCTTTTCCGAACCGACAAACGGTTGTTTGCTGGATTTTGGATTAAGAATTACAGGAGTTTTTTCAATATTTCCTGAATACTGGCAAGATGGGCAAATCGTAAGTGTTTCTTCACCAATAGGTGACACGACCATAAATTCTTCAGAGGCAGATCCACCCATGTTTCCTGAATCAGCTTGCACTGGTATGGTGGAAAGTCCCATTCCCGCAAATATTCTGCGATACGTTTTACGCATGGTTTGGTAAGTTTTGTCCAGAGACTCATCATCTAAATGAAAGGAATAGGCATCCTTCATTGTAAATTCACGTGAACGAATCACACCAAAACGCGGACGGATTTCATCTCGAAACTTCGTATGAATTTGATATACATTAATAGGAAGGTCTTTATAAGAACGAACCATAGGTTTCACAAGAACACAAAAAGATTCTTCATGGGTTGGACCAAGGCAACTCTCATTGTCGTGACGATCCTTTAAACGAAACATCTCTTTTCCCATTTTATCCCAACGACCTGACTCTTTCCAAATTTCACTTGGAGTCAAAATCGGAAGTTGGAATTCTAATGCACCAGCAAGGTCCATTTCGGAACGAACAATCCCTTCAATTTTTTTTAAGATCCGAAGTCCCAATGGTAAATATGAATAGAGTCCAGCAGCAGATTTACGGACAAGCCCTGCTCTCATCATGAGTTTATGTGATGCAACAACGGCATCTTGCGGATCTTCTTTTGCAGTTGGGATTAAATAGGCACTAGCTTTCATCGATATTTCTCTTAAATTTATAGATAACTTGTAAAAACAGAAATTAAAAAATACGCATCACGTCATTAAAGGAAACATAGAGACCAAGTCCTATGAGAAAGAAAAATCCCAATCGAAAAATAGCTTCTATTGCCTTTCTAGGAAGTGGTCTTCCCGTGATTGCTTCATATGCATAGAGTACAATGTGTCCTCCATCAGCCATAGGAATCGGAAGCAAATTCATAACCATAAGGGCTAGTGAAATTTTTGCGACAAAGTCAAGGTAAGTCACCCAACCATATTCCAAACTAATTCCAGCAATTTGTACAATTCCAATGGGACCAGATAAATTCTCTTTAGGAGAGAGGAGTCCAGAAAAAAGCATCCCAATTCCTTTTAAGGTTGTGGATACGTTTTCATAAACTTTATTGGATGCTCCAACAAACGAGGAGTATACAGTAGACTCTTTCTGTAACTTTTCCGCTTCAAATTTCATTGAAGCTCGAAAACCGAGTAATCCTATGGGCTTCAAATTGACATTTGCGGAATACTTCATGTTTCCAATCCAGACATCCTTTCTACCTGAATTGTCTTTCAAATATTCAGAAAGAGAGTCCGCTTTGTCGAAGGTTTTGTCTTGGATTTTTAGATTCGAAAGTCGATTTTCAATTTCAGAATCATAACTATCCAATCGAAAATAAGAAATTCCTAACTCTGGAAATTTAGGGTGTTTGATATCCCAAAATTCAAAAACATTGGCACCTAACACAGGAATTTGGATCGTTACAGTTTCGGTAGCCCAAGGAGTAAGTAACGGGTAGGTTTTTCTTTCAACTACTACAGGAATGGTTTTTCCCTGGTGTTTCCCCAGTTCCGTTTGCAATTCAGGGACAGTATGCACGTCCACCCCTGCCACTTGCAAAATCATATCCCCGTCTTTCAAATAGGAGAGAGCACGTCTACGGAGTGATTTTTCCCTTTCTTGAATCTCTCTTTGTTTTAAGAGTTCTTCTGGAATTTCTTCTTTTCTTTCTTCAATTTTTTCTTGGAAGTAGATAGAAGACTTATCATCTCGATCCAGTAGATTTGCCATAAAATGGCCGATTTGTTCCCCGTATGTGAAGGTAGCGACGACTCTTCTTTCCCCAAAAGGCATCACACCAATCGTAGGATGTCCACCCGCAGAATATAAATTTGGTACAATTTGTACGGATTTGATCTCTTCATTACGTTTATAGGTGACTTCCACAGGATCACCAGAAGTCAAACTTACATTGGTAAAAATATCTTCGAAACTTTCGGTTGATTTTCCATTGATGGAAACAATTTTGTCACCAGTACGAAGACCCGCTGTGTAAGCAGGGCTTGATACTTTATTGGCATCTTCAATAAAAATGCGATTGGAAGAAGGACTATCTCCAGACAGTTCCAAAATAAATAGCAAAACAAAACCTAATACTAAATTTGCGAATGGACCACCAAGAACGGGTATCATACGACGAAGTGGTGGCGTTGAGAGTAAATCCCCTTGTCTTGGTTTTTTGTTTTTGCTATAGTCGTCACCACGGAAAAGTACATATCCTCCAATGGGGATGGCAGTGATTTGGTAGATGGTTTTCCCAATTCTTTTTTTCCAGATTCCTTTACCATAACCTAACGAAAAAATCCGAGCTTCCACTCCGACCAACTTTCCACATAAGAGGTGCCCCAATTCATGGATAAAAATAGAAACCGCTAACATGAATACGGCGCCGAGTATCATTACTATCATATAGTCACTCCCCCTCTCACAAATTCTTTTTGAATATAACTACGAGTTTCCTTATCTTTTTCTAAATACCCTTCCAAATCTTCTGGAAAGGAATTGGAAATTTTATTTAAGGCCTTTTCAATTAACTTAGGTATGGCGGTAAAAGAAATTCTTTCTTCTAAAAACAAAGCCACAGCTTCTTCATTCGCTGCATTGAATACGGAAGGAGCCACACCGCCTGCTCTACCTGCTTGGTAAGCAAGCGAAAGACCGGGATACCGACCCAAATCTGGCGAAAAAAATTCCAATGTCTTCCATGTGGATGGTTTTCTTTCCATCAGCATTTTGGGTGTTGGTGTCGGATAAAATAAGGAATGAGCGATGGGGAAAATCATATCTGGATGGCTTGTGTATTGCAAACAAGCACCATCTACTGTTTCTATGATCCCATGAGTCAAAGATTGTGGGTGGATCACAACTTCAATTTCATCATATGAAAATCCAAATAAAAAATGAGCTTCAATGACTTCGAGACCTTTATTGATAAGACCAGCAGAATCCACAGTAATTTTTGGACCCATGGACCAAGTCGGATGATTTAATGCCTGTTTTACGGAAACATGCTCCAACTCTTCGATAGGGAGAGTGCGAAAACTCCCCCCCGATGCGGTAAGAGTAATGGCGCGGATATTGGATCTTTTTTCTCGTTCAATCAATTGAAAAAGTGCATTGTGTTCGGAATCTACTGGAACCATAAGAGTATTATGTTTTGCAACCAAACGGTTGATTAGCGGCCCAAAAGTAACAAGAGTTTCTTTATTGGCGATGGCAATTTTTTTACCTGCTTCAATGGCGGCAATCGTCGGTTTTACCCCGCGTGCCCCGACAACCGCTGTCACTACCACATCTACACTGGTTAGTTGAACCAAATCGATGAGAGAATCTTCTCCATAAAGAATCGTAGTGGATTTATACTTCGAACCAAACTTACCAGCTAACTGAGAGTCTGTGACAGACACCACTTCTGGGGAAAATTCATCAATCAGTGTTTTGGCTAGTTCCCAATTGGAATGAACTGAAAAACTTCGTAAAGAAAAGGAATCCCGAAATTGGCGTAAGACCTTCACGGTGGAAGAACCAACAGAACCAGAAATTCCTAATACGGATACACCAACCATGTAACTGTTAGACCGTTCTCGAGAAGAGAATCAGACCGAGTATCCGAGGATTCCCTTAAATAGAAAATAATAGTAAATCACAGGAACGGTAAATAGAAGTGCATCTGCTAAATCAAGCACCCCACCGTGGCCAGGGATTAAGCTTCCTGAATCTTTAATTTTGGCATCTCGTTTCATTGCAGACTCAGCAAGGTCACCCATCACAGAAATGATAGAAACTACAAAAGCAACAAGGATGGATTCGATCACACCAATGGGCAATTTGACTCCGCTAAAATGTTCCCAAGTTACATTGAGAATTTGTACACCCAAAACGGCTGTAATATTTCCGGTCACATATCCTTCCCAAGTTTTTTTAGGAGAGATCTTTAGACCAGCTGGGTGTTTTCCAAACCAACGACCGCCAAAGTAGGCTCCTGCATCACTCATAAACGTAATCACAGAAACTAAAAAGATATAATAGGCTCCAAATGGGAAAGCCAAGAGAAGCAAAAAATGGCCAATGGGAATTGCTAAGTAAATGGGGCCAAGAATAGTCGCACTTGCAGAGAATAACGCACCATCTAACGGGCGTTTCAGAATTTGCAAAATCCAAACAGTTAGCGAGAGAGCGATTAATAAAAAAGGAACAGGATGGAACCCTTCTCTCAAAATTTTAGACAATTCCAAAATATAAGAAGGAGGAGTCACTTGGAATTGGAGCCCTAAAAATTGGATGTAATAAACTGAAAAGATTAATAACGAAAAGAAAAGCCCAGTCCCAAAGAAGGGTTTAGAATCTTCCCGTTTACAAAAGGCATAGAGTTCTTTTAAACCCAAGTAGATGGTCACACAACCAAACAAAAAGAATTCCAAATAGTAAAAGGAACTATGGAAGATCATAAACACATAGACAAAAGTCAATACGATTGCAGATAGGATACGGAGTGTTGTCTCACTCATAACAAACCACCAAATTTACGTTTTCGGGAATCAAAAAAGAGAAGGGCTTCCTCTAAAGAGGTCCTTCCAAAGTCCGGCCAAAGTGTATTCGTAAAATACATTTCAGCATACGCACTCTGCCATAAAAGGAAATTGGAAATCCTTTGTTCTCCCGCAGTTCTGATCAATAAATCTACGGGTGGTAAAGGAGATGTATACAAATATTTTTCAAAATCTTTAGGGCTAATCGGTTTGTCCAAAGTTTCTTTTTTGGACTTACGAGCTGACATGATCCTAGAAAAGGTACTCAAAATCTCTTCGTGCCCACCATAGTTCAAACAAAAGTTAGCAGTGAGTTTTTTGTTTTTTTTAGTGACCGCCATGGCATGGTCAATCTTTGTTAAAACTGTTTTAGAAAGTTTGTTTCTTGCACCACTGTGATGAATCCGAATCCCTTTTTCGTGAATGGTATCAAGTCTTGTTTCGATAAATTCAACTAACAAACCAAAGATGGCTTGAATTTCTGTGATGGGACGTTTCCAGTTTTCTGTGGAAAATGCATAAAGAGAGATGTTGGGGATTTTATATTCCAAAGCCACATCCAAAAGGCGATCAATTGCATTCGCCCCTTCTCTGTGGCCTTCGGTTCTTTTTTTCCCCTGGCTTTCAGCCCACCTTCCATTTCCGTCCATGATGACAGCAATGTGTGCGGGGATTGTATTAAACTTCATAGGAAATTAAAGAGTAGTGATCTCTTTTTCTTTTTCCTTTTCCAATTCTCCCAATTTGGCAATATAAGAATCTGTAATTTTTTGAATCTTATCTTGGTGGCCTTTTACTTCATCTTGGGACATTTCTGCCTGTTGTTTTTTTAACTC encodes:
- a CDS encoding proline--tRNA ligase is translated as MKASAYLIPTAKEDPQDAVVASHKLMMRAGLVRKSAAGLYSYLPLGLRILKKIEGIVRSEMDLAGALEFQLPILTPSEIWKESGRWDKMGKEMFRLKDRHDNESCLGPTHEESFCVLVKPMVRSYKDLPINVYQIHTKFRDEIRPRFGVIRSREFTMKDAYSFHLDDESLDKTYQTMRKTYRRIFAGMGLSTIPVQADSGNMGGSASEEFMVVSPIGEETLTICPSCQYSGNIEKTPVILNPKSSKQPFVGSEKIHTPAKKTITEVAEFLKTKEENLLKAVALWADGTYVLVFLEGDRELNENKLKNHLGCNELRPMGPKEMETLGLVPGFIGPGFPKSVNLKVIIDSLIDWNFAYISGANEVDYHTSGIQISKFFKDDEVSKIDVSQAIEGDPCPNCGTGLTAEKGIEVGHIFKLGQKYSKAFDITVLNDKGKSTTTTMGCYGIGVNRCMATVIEQCNDDKGIYWPVSIAPFTVCLVSIAKNPEDIAKIESIYKALVAAGIEVLWDDRDLGPGFKFKDSELIGFPIRLTLGKGFLEKGEITILDRKSMVEETVPFTTNEDLVGKLQNQIQALHETLKKEVEQAGI
- the dxr gene encoding 1-deoxy-D-xylulose-5-phosphate reductoisomerase is translated as MVGVSVLGISGSVGSSTVKVLRQFRDSFSLRSFSVHSNWELAKTLIDEFSPEVVSVTDSQLAGKFGSKYKSTTILYGEDSLIDLVQLTSVDVVVTAVVGARGVKPTIAAIEAGKKIAIANKETLVTFGPLINRLVAKHNTLMVPVDSEHNALFQLIEREKRSNIRAITLTASGGSFRTLPIEELEHVSVKQALNHPTWSMGPKITVDSAGLINKGLEVIEAHFLFGFSYDEIEVVIHPQSLTHGIIETVDGACLQYTSHPDMIFPIAHSLFYPTPTPKMLMERKPSTWKTLEFFSPDLGRYPGLSLAYQAGRAGGVAPSVFNAANEEAVALFLEERISFTAIPKLIEKALNKISNSFPEDLEGYLEKDKETRSYIQKEFVRGGVTI
- a CDS encoding site-2 protease family protein, which codes for MIVMILGAVFMLAVSIFIHELGHLLCGKLVGVEARIFSLGYGKGIWKKRIGKTIYQITAIPIGGYVLFRGDDYSKNKKPRQGDLLSTPPLRRMIPVLGGPFANLVLGFVLLFILELSGDSPSSNRIFIEDANKVSSPAYTAGLRTGDKIVSINGKSTESFEDIFTNVSLTSGDPVEVTYKRNEEIKSVQIVPNLYSAGGHPTIGVMPFGERRVVATFTYGEQIGHFMANLLDRDDKSSIYFQEKIEERKEEIPEELLKQREIQEREKSLRRRALSYLKDGDMILQVAGVDVHTVPELQTELGKHQGKTIPVVVERKTYPLLTPWATETVTIQIPVLGANVFEFWDIKHPKFPELGISYFRLDSYDSEIENRLSNLKIQDKTFDKADSLSEYLKDNSGRKDVWIGNMKYSANVNLKPIGLLGFRASMKFEAEKLQKESTVYSSFVGASNKVYENVSTTLKGIGMLFSGLLSPKENLSGPIGIVQIAGISLEYGWVTYLDFVAKISLALMVMNLLPIPMADGGHIVLYAYEAITGRPLPRKAIEAIFRLGFFFLIGLGLYVSFNDVMRIF
- a CDS encoding isoprenyl transferase, with the protein product MKFNTIPAHIAVIMDGNGRWAESQGKKRTEGHREGANAIDRLLDVALEYKIPNISLYAFSTENWKRPITEIQAIFGLLVEFIETRLDTIHEKGIRIHHSGARNKLSKTVLTKIDHAMAVTKKNKKLTANFCLNYGGHEEILSTFSRIMSARKSKKETLDKPISPKDFEKYLYTSPLPPVDLLIRTAGEQRISNFLLWQSAYAEMYFTNTLWPDFGRTSLEEALLFFDSRKRKFGGLL
- a CDS encoding phosphatidate cytidylyltransferase; its protein translation is MSETTLRILSAIVLTFVYVFMIFHSSFYYLEFFLFGCVTIYLGLKELYAFCKREDSKPFFGTGLFFSLLIFSVYYIQFLGLQFQVTPPSYILELSKILREGFHPVPFLLIALSLTVWILQILKRPLDGALFSASATILGPIYLAIPIGHFLLLLAFPFGAYYIFLVSVITFMSDAGAYFGGRWFGKHPAGLKISPKKTWEGYVTGNITAVLGVQILNVTWEHFSGVKLPIGVIESILVAFVVSIISVMGDLAESAMKRDAKIKDSGSLIPGHGGVLDLADALLFTVPVIYYYFLFKGILGYSV